Proteins co-encoded in one Kutzneria chonburiensis genomic window:
- a CDS encoding protein kinase domain-containing protein, translated as MITSPCVIGRGSECDFRIAGDPKVSRRHCVIDGVTVHDLGSRNGTIVNGEATTTAELHDGDELLIGDTTVLVTMFPHVVRELGRGAQGVVELVEQAPGDFVAVKTLDDAVDPETRADFQRELDCTKALRHKHIVEYRGSDSVNGVPRIRYEYCAGGTVTGPLPIDRAVSLTLQALDALAYAHTADIPVRLADGSTAVGHGLVHRDLKPQNLLLTADGRLKIADFGLAKAFDQAGLSGRTRTGAMGGTVAFMPRRQVLDFKYARPAVDVWAITACLYWMITGQPPRDFPPEVNPVTVVLRRPPLPIRDRLPTVPAALAEVIDAVLTDTIEPTAADLAAALMGAQ; from the coding sequence GTGATCACCAGCCCGTGCGTGATCGGCCGGGGGTCGGAGTGCGACTTCCGGATCGCCGGCGATCCCAAGGTGTCGCGGCGGCACTGCGTGATCGACGGCGTGACCGTGCACGACCTGGGCAGCCGCAATGGCACGATCGTCAACGGGGAAGCCACCACCACCGCCGAACTGCACGACGGCGACGAGCTGCTGATCGGCGACACCACGGTGCTCGTCACCATGTTTCCCCATGTGGTCAGGGAATTGGGGCGCGGCGCGCAGGGCGTGGTCGAGCTGGTCGAACAGGCGCCGGGCGACTTCGTCGCCGTGAAGACCCTCGACGACGCCGTGGACCCCGAGACCCGCGCCGACTTCCAGCGTGAGCTGGACTGCACGAAGGCATTGCGGCACAAGCACATCGTCGAGTACCGCGGCAGCGATTCCGTCAACGGCGTGCCCCGGATCCGTTACGAGTACTGCGCCGGCGGCACCGTCACCGGCCCGCTGCCGATCGACCGGGCGGTTTCCCTGACCCTGCAAGCCCTCGACGCCCTTGCCTATGCCCACACCGCCGACATCCCCGTCCGCCTGGCCGACGGCAGCACCGCCGTCGGGCACGGTCTTGTGCACCGGGATCTCAAGCCGCAGAACCTGTTGCTCACCGCCGACGGCCGCCTCAAGATCGCCGACTTCGGCCTGGCCAAGGCCTTCGACCAGGCCGGCCTGTCCGGCCGTACCCGCACCGGGGCGATGGGCGGCACCGTCGCCTTCATGCCCCGGCGGCAGGTCCTCGACTTCAAGTACGCCCGGCCGGCGGTCGACGTCTGGGCCATCACCGCCTGCCTGTACTGGATGATCACCGGCCAGCCCCCGCGCGACTTCCCGCCCGAGGTCAACCCGGTCACCGTCGTCCTACGCCGGCCGCCCCTCCCCATCCGCGACCGGCTCCCCACCGTGCCGGCGGCACTGGCCGAGGTCATCGACGCCGTCCTGACCGACACGATCGAACCGACCGCCGCCGACCTCGCGGCGGCGCTGATGGGAGCACAGTGA
- a CDS encoding SDR family oxidoreductase, protein MKITGSTALVTGANRGIGLAIARALLAAGAAKVYAGARDPKSVTDDRLTAVKLDVTSEDDIAAAAELASDVDIVVNNAGVSGPEAQLLTGSLDVARAVMETNVFGPWRITRAFAPILAANGGGALVNVLSAGSWAAMSAAPAYTASKAAEWSLTNAFRLGLAKQGTLVVGVHSGFVDTDLSSKVRATKISAEDLADQVVRALAEDRAEVLADDFTVATRRALADGVEAMQAITPFAG, encoded by the coding sequence ATGAAGATCACCGGATCGACGGCGCTGGTCACCGGGGCCAACCGCGGCATCGGCCTGGCCATCGCGCGGGCACTGCTGGCAGCGGGGGCGGCGAAGGTCTATGCCGGGGCGCGTGACCCGAAATCGGTCACCGATGACCGGCTCACGGCGGTGAAACTGGATGTGACCAGCGAGGACGACATCGCGGCGGCGGCCGAGCTTGCGTCCGATGTGGACATCGTGGTCAACAACGCCGGTGTGAGCGGCCCGGAGGCACAGCTGCTGACGGGCTCGCTGGACGTGGCCCGAGCGGTGATGGAGACGAACGTGTTCGGGCCCTGGCGGATCACCCGCGCGTTCGCCCCGATTCTGGCGGCCAACGGCGGCGGGGCGCTGGTCAACGTGCTGTCGGCCGGCTCATGGGCGGCGATGAGCGCGGCGCCGGCCTACACGGCGTCCAAGGCGGCCGAGTGGTCGCTGACCAACGCGTTCCGGCTGGGCCTGGCCAAGCAGGGGACGCTGGTCGTCGGCGTGCACTCCGGCTTCGTCGACACGGACCTGAGCTCGAAGGTCCGGGCCACCAAGATCAGCGCGGAGGACCTGGCCGACCAGGTCGTGCGGGCGCTGGCCGAAGACCGCGCCGAGGTGCTGGCCGACGACTTCACGGTCGCCACCCGCCGCGCACTGGCCGACGGTGTCGAGGCGATGCAGGCGATCACCCCGTTCGCCGGCTGA
- a CDS encoding winged helix-turn-helix transcriptional regulator: protein MAEEDFPSCSIERSLQVLGERWSLLILRQIFLGQHRFAEIQGALGVAPNLLSTRLKTLVEAGVLRLRSYQEAGSRHRQSYHLTDAGRDLLPILGAFQQWGDRHRPRPAGPSVARRSRATGEALHVGFVTADGREVAPSDVDILGPVSRRTG, encoded by the coding sequence GTGGCGGAGGAGGACTTCCCGAGCTGCTCCATCGAGCGCAGCCTTCAGGTGCTGGGCGAGCGGTGGTCGCTGCTCATCCTGCGGCAGATCTTCCTCGGGCAGCACCGGTTCGCCGAGATCCAGGGTGCGCTCGGGGTGGCCCCGAACCTGCTCAGCACGCGGCTGAAGACGCTGGTCGAGGCCGGGGTGCTGCGGCTGCGCAGCTATCAGGAGGCCGGCAGCCGGCACCGGCAGAGCTATCACCTGACCGATGCCGGCCGTGATCTGCTGCCCATTCTCGGCGCCTTCCAGCAGTGGGGCGACCGGCACCGGCCGCGGCCGGCCGGGCCGTCGGTCGCGCGCCGGTCGCGGGCCACCGGGGAGGCTCTGCACGTGGGCTTCGTGACGGCCGACGGCCGCGAGGTTGCACCGTCCGATGTGGACATCCTGGGCCCGGTCAGCCGGCGAACGGGGTGA
- a CDS encoding APC family permease, giving the protein MTEVVAHAVPPSTESKGLRAGTLSMVSSVVIGTASTAPAYSIAATLGLLVIAGTGFQAASFVLFAFVPVMFVALAFRELNSAEPDCGTNFTWATRAFGSKVGWMSGWVVTIAQLLAMTSQSAISGKYTLLLFGADGLADNKYATMAVGLAWLVLLCWICYRGIEVSARLQWVLLAVELTVLVIFSVVALYQVFNGTAGPQASTPSLSWLLPTGIGAGALIAATLPAVFLYWGWDSSVSVNEESADPRRGPGKAAVLSTVLLVLNYVIVTIAALAFAGIGQTGIGLGNPANSDDVLAGLGAAVFGDGSFGKIMGVLLVVSVLTSAAASSQATIMPCARTTLSMASHGALPEVFAKVHPRYLTPTVSTWAFGIVSFALYVLLSLLSDNVLADSVSAVGLCIGVEYAMTALACVWIFRKTLLGSVRNFFLRGVLPLIGGLFFAMVLVLAVIYYAQPDSGETTIFGVGGVAVIGVLAIAIGVPLMAVVYRGCRAFFTGRSLPRGSVPADGDSIVANGA; this is encoded by the coding sequence ATGACCGAGGTCGTCGCGCACGCCGTCCCCCCTTCCACCGAGAGCAAGGGATTGCGCGCCGGCACGCTGAGCATGGTGTCGTCGGTGGTCATCGGGACCGCCTCGACCGCGCCGGCCTACTCCATCGCGGCCACGCTGGGCCTGCTGGTGATCGCCGGCACCGGCTTCCAGGCGGCGTCGTTCGTGCTGTTCGCGTTCGTGCCGGTGATGTTCGTCGCGCTCGCGTTCCGTGAGCTGAACTCGGCCGAGCCGGACTGCGGCACCAACTTCACGTGGGCCACCCGCGCGTTCGGCAGCAAGGTCGGCTGGATGTCCGGCTGGGTGGTGACGATCGCCCAGCTGCTGGCCATGACCAGCCAGTCGGCCATCTCGGGCAAGTACACGCTGCTGCTGTTCGGCGCGGACGGCCTGGCCGACAACAAGTACGCCACGATGGCCGTCGGGCTGGCGTGGCTGGTCCTGCTGTGCTGGATCTGCTACCGCGGCATCGAGGTCTCGGCCAGGCTCCAGTGGGTGCTGCTGGCGGTCGAGCTGACGGTGCTGGTGATCTTCTCCGTGGTCGCGCTGTACCAGGTGTTCAACGGCACGGCCGGCCCGCAGGCGTCGACGCCGTCGCTGAGCTGGCTGCTGCCGACCGGCATCGGCGCGGGCGCGCTCATCGCCGCCACGCTGCCGGCCGTGTTCCTGTACTGGGGCTGGGACAGCTCGGTCTCGGTGAACGAGGAGTCGGCCGACCCGCGGCGCGGGCCGGGCAAGGCCGCTGTGCTGTCGACGGTGTTGCTGGTACTCAACTACGTGATCGTCACGATCGCCGCGCTGGCCTTCGCCGGCATCGGCCAGACCGGCATCGGCCTCGGCAACCCCGCCAACTCCGACGATGTGCTGGCCGGCCTGGGCGCCGCGGTGTTCGGCGACGGCTCGTTCGGCAAGATCATGGGGGTTCTGCTGGTCGTCTCGGTGCTGACCAGCGCGGCCGCCAGCAGCCAGGCCACGATCATGCCGTGCGCCCGCACCACGCTGTCGATGGCCTCGCACGGCGCGCTGCCCGAGGTGTTCGCCAAGGTGCACCCGCGGTACCTCACGCCGACCGTGTCCACCTGGGCCTTCGGCATCGTGTCCTTCGCCCTGTACGTGCTGTTGTCGCTGCTCAGCGACAACGTGCTGGCCGACTCGGTGAGCGCGGTCGGGCTGTGCATCGGCGTCGAGTACGCGATGACCGCGCTGGCCTGCGTGTGGATCTTCCGCAAGACCCTGCTCGGCAGCGTCCGCAACTTCTTCCTGCGCGGGGTGCTGCCGCTGATCGGCGGGCTGTTCTTCGCGATGGTGCTGGTGTTGGCGGTGATCTACTACGCGCAGCCGGACAGCGGTGAGACGACGATCTTCGGCGTCGGCGGTGTTGCGGTGATCGGCGTGCTGGCCATCGCCATCGGCGTGCCGCTGATGGCCGTGGTCTACCGGGGCTGCCGCGCGTTCTTCACGGGGCGCAGCCTGCCCCGCGGCTCCGTGCCGGCCGACGGCGACTCGATCGTCGCCAACGGCGCCTGA
- a CDS encoding alpha/beta fold hydrolase has translation MSIELAYRGSAGTDRTVVLVHGNSSSSAVWQGLLGGPFGQRFRCLALDLPGHGASPRGTDYSVPGHASAVAAFLSSVQAEDAVLVGWSLGGHVALEAAAQLPQVPGLVLFGTPPVATADDLARGFLPNPAMGVGFQGEVSTDDALRYGTAMLSPGSSVSPEVFVSEILATDPGARAGLGASIAEGRTVDELALVKAFGRPLLVLHGGEDQLVSLDYLRSIGLNVDVVPGVGHAIPVEAPELLGQRLTAFIDSL, from the coding sequence ATGAGCATCGAACTCGCGTATCGGGGCAGCGCCGGCACCGATCGCACGGTCGTGTTGGTGCACGGCAATTCGTCCTCCTCGGCGGTCTGGCAGGGCTTGCTCGGCGGTCCGTTCGGGCAGCGATTCCGTTGCCTCGCCTTGGATCTACCCGGCCACGGCGCGTCGCCGCGGGGCACCGACTACTCGGTGCCCGGGCACGCGTCGGCGGTGGCGGCGTTCCTGTCGTCGGTGCAGGCCGAGGACGCCGTGCTGGTCGGCTGGAGCCTGGGCGGGCACGTCGCGCTCGAGGCGGCGGCCCAGCTGCCCCAGGTCCCGGGCCTGGTGCTGTTCGGCACGCCGCCGGTCGCTACCGCCGACGACCTGGCCCGGGGATTCCTGCCCAATCCGGCGATGGGCGTGGGATTCCAGGGCGAGGTGAGCACCGACGACGCCCTCCGGTACGGGACCGCGATGCTGTCGCCCGGCTCGTCGGTGTCGCCGGAGGTGTTCGTGTCGGAGATCCTCGCCACCGACCCCGGTGCCCGCGCCGGTCTCGGGGCCAGCATCGCCGAAGGTCGAACCGTCGACGAGCTCGCACTGGTCAAGGCCTTCGGACGGCCGCTGCTCGTGCTGCACGGCGGCGAGGACCAGTTGGTGTCACTGGACTACCTGCGTTCAATCGGATTGAACGTCGATGTTGTGCCCGGCGTCGGGCACGCCATCCCGGTCGAGGCGCCGGAGCTGCTCGGGCAGCGGCTGACGGCGTTCATCGACAGCTTGTGA
- a CDS encoding tachylectin-related carbohydrate-binding protein, producing the protein MRRSAVVGALAVVATGMAITATPASALTASAPVSFGTYAFTAKVSMADRACSGVLVAPAWVLTAASCFPENAQGGAPTAPATVVIGRTDLSGTSGTVAQVAKLVPSNGRNAMLAKLDRAVAGVAPIALATTPAAAGDTVRLTGYGRTETEWVPNVLRTTTFSVASTDAASLTLTGVNGADACKGDAGGPVFREGNGKTELVGITTSSWQHGCLGSTETRQGTVGARTDDLATRIGQQTAPSSVTCRPVLVWSARSDGNLWLYQHNDPTGGTFSWVQPQNPIGNGWFGRMLAGPHGVVWDIHRALGGSDPYHDGDLKRWVWDGHNWSGGNQVGSGWQPFLAPENANKVTVDSQGRIYEINAAGELRVFVWNETTNSWENGVGQVLDTGWGRFNSITAAGDGVLYARTPSGVLTRFEYSFGTGRWLERDEAAGAGWEVFSEIFSPGADILYGRGHSDSSGPVLRWYRHDDNTATWAAGAPDGFGKVVGTGWNTEIHVSADPSACTIAPR; encoded by the coding sequence GTGAGGCGGAGCGCGGTCGTCGGCGCGCTGGCGGTCGTCGCCACCGGCATGGCCATCACCGCGACGCCGGCATCGGCCCTCACCGCCAGTGCGCCGGTTTCCTTTGGCACGTATGCGTTTACCGCCAAGGTGAGCATGGCCGACCGTGCGTGCAGCGGCGTGTTGGTGGCCCCGGCATGGGTGCTCACCGCCGCCAGCTGCTTCCCGGAGAACGCGCAAGGCGGCGCGCCGACGGCGCCGGCCACTGTCGTGATTGGACGGACGGATCTGTCCGGGACGTCCGGCACCGTCGCGCAGGTGGCGAAGTTGGTGCCGTCCAACGGTCGCAACGCCATGCTGGCCAAGCTGGACCGGGCGGTCGCCGGCGTCGCGCCGATCGCCTTGGCCACCACGCCCGCGGCGGCCGGCGACACGGTGCGGCTGACGGGATACGGCCGCACGGAGACCGAGTGGGTGCCGAACGTGTTGCGCACCACCACGTTCTCCGTCGCCTCGACGGATGCCGCGTCGCTGACGCTGACCGGCGTGAACGGGGCGGACGCGTGCAAGGGCGACGCCGGTGGACCGGTTTTCCGTGAGGGCAACGGAAAAACCGAGCTGGTCGGGATCACGACCTCGTCGTGGCAGCACGGTTGCCTTGGCTCGACCGAGACCCGTCAGGGCACGGTCGGGGCCCGTACGGACGATCTGGCCACTAGGATCGGTCAGCAGACCGCGCCGTCGTCGGTGACCTGCCGGCCGGTGCTGGTGTGGTCGGCCCGTTCCGACGGAAACCTGTGGCTGTACCAGCACAACGACCCGACCGGCGGTACGTTCTCCTGGGTGCAGCCGCAGAACCCGATCGGCAACGGCTGGTTCGGGCGCATGCTGGCCGGCCCGCACGGCGTGGTCTGGGACATCCACCGCGCCCTCGGTGGCTCCGATCCGTACCACGACGGCGATCTCAAGCGCTGGGTCTGGGACGGGCACAACTGGAGCGGCGGCAACCAAGTCGGCAGCGGCTGGCAGCCGTTCTTGGCGCCGGAGAACGCCAACAAGGTCACCGTGGACTCGCAGGGCCGGATCTACGAGATCAACGCCGCCGGCGAGCTTCGCGTGTTCGTCTGGAACGAGACCACGAACTCGTGGGAGAACGGTGTCGGGCAGGTGCTGGACACCGGCTGGGGTCGGTTCAACTCGATCACCGCGGCCGGTGACGGTGTGCTGTACGCCCGCACGCCGTCCGGTGTGCTGACCCGGTTCGAGTACTCGTTCGGCACCGGCCGTTGGCTGGAGCGGGACGAGGCCGCGGGCGCGGGCTGGGAGGTGTTCAGCGAGATCTTCTCGCCGGGCGCGGACATCCTGTACGGGCGCGGTCACTCCGACTCGTCCGGGCCGGTGCTGCGCTGGTACCGCCACGACGACAACACCGCCACCTGGGCGGCCGGGGCGCCGGACGGTTTCGGCAAGGTCGTCGGCACCGGATGGAACACCGAGATCCACGTGTCCGCGGACCCGTCCGCCTGCACGATCGCACCGAGGTGA
- a CDS encoding ALF repeat-containing protein: MRQLTRAIGTIVAASLAFGAAVVPSATADTPPTGERQKLLALITDGGPVIASAAEAALCGSDDDVHTFISTRLPFMQETQDRVTVQQMINSGGPATQQAANTALSGNIGAVRGFLTTGWQQPWKDDIRIRISRLQSAATGPVVRQAATTALNGSVDDQMAFLGSGWQQAQDNDDRIAVQLLVNNGGTAVKLAGNQALSTNIENVRQFLRNGFQVAQQRDEETATVSQLATLAQTAEGRSASFNQAAQEAAAQAVAAAAAAKAAAATAADETKKAQGSAAQAADAASRAASAATRAAQAAQTAIRSAQAATNAAREASNAASQAAWAASKAGEAAANARNAAAAAATDKGKAEDARNAAQAARDAARGARSVAEAIDQAVAASRQVAIAAQAAASAAGDSADAAAASREAGGWAAKAGASSAQAAAAADRAQRNADEAKRAAGTAMALANEAANDAAQARQFALDAATHADAAAAAADDAAKHAGEAAGAADRADAAAREADTEATAAQNAADQAKKTADLARRADAERLAEQQSQAMRDAADAKQQEQDRVTAAVWQVGKPEQFDQQTQALLTEAGNPATAPAVAASDGRRAAARLWHSAGPQVRLAAKAALGGADADVATFVRSGLAAAVERDDRYSLSVAAGASLVPAQRAAAHAVETGTHDQVNQFLVTRAYQGKIDDDRIAVQRILNNGGPITRAAANRALSGTPDDVQQFLATGRFRAAEDDDRAAAQVILNNGGAEVKAAANAALSGPWSYVRQFLQVGQYQAQLRDADAAQHVAEINGYLANATQAAANAKQNAALAHQAAATARNAADEAAYWADQAKQSAAAAGKAAADAKKSADDASQSAADAATSAYQAKNAAAAAQGSANAAKNSAAAAAQSAAQANEFAAQAQAAAAQALLDSLAAGQASADASAAAAEAWNIVSQKKAQDTARKAVTDVRSEVQKLRDAAAAVVKDHPEMQALIDAADQLLHMIDQIAQGTLDFVRDHAGELLSLIQHLIEIGGGLGLTLVGLADVAGGVATCGELITAGAEGGATVGLAFDGVGAIPGGVLGGLAGLVGCAFGGPGEQVVTGAGLTATGLMMAMDGLNGAADNLENMAKHPGFLEGASEQKVYNSPTASGRVEITDFDKIESGVLWEEKSAVSVRNPMTGANDPAGWVRDQVAAKFDKYLDARANGYLADGRKIADAYKDAPIGLRMTTPGVAPELRQAIEDGVDAYRKAHPGLDVRVEFR, encoded by the coding sequence ATGAGACAGTTGACCAGAGCGATCGGCACCATAGTTGCCGCTTCGCTGGCATTCGGCGCAGCCGTGGTTCCCTCGGCCACCGCCGACACCCCGCCTACCGGTGAGCGCCAGAAACTGCTGGCGCTGATCACCGACGGCGGGCCGGTGATCGCGAGCGCCGCCGAGGCCGCGCTGTGCGGCAGCGACGACGACGTGCACACGTTCATCAGCACCCGCCTGCCGTTCATGCAGGAGACGCAGGACCGCGTCACGGTGCAGCAGATGATCAACAGCGGCGGGCCGGCCACCCAGCAGGCCGCGAACACCGCGTTGAGCGGCAACATTGGTGCCGTACGAGGCTTTCTGACCACGGGCTGGCAGCAGCCGTGGAAGGATGACATCCGCATCCGGATCAGCCGGTTGCAGTCGGCCGCGACCGGGCCGGTGGTCAGGCAGGCGGCCACTACCGCCCTCAACGGCTCGGTCGACGACCAAATGGCGTTCCTGGGCAGCGGCTGGCAGCAAGCCCAGGACAACGACGACCGGATCGCCGTGCAGCTGTTGGTCAACAACGGTGGCACAGCGGTGAAGCTGGCCGGCAACCAGGCGCTGTCGACCAACATCGAGAACGTACGGCAGTTCCTGCGCAACGGTTTCCAGGTCGCGCAACAACGTGACGAGGAAACCGCGACTGTCTCGCAACTGGCCACGCTGGCCCAGACTGCCGAGGGCAGGTCGGCATCTTTCAACCAGGCGGCGCAGGAAGCGGCCGCGCAGGCCGTCGCCGCCGCGGCGGCGGCCAAGGCGGCCGCGGCAACAGCGGCCGACGAAACCAAGAAGGCACAAGGATCTGCGGCCCAGGCGGCGGACGCCGCTTCGCGAGCGGCCAGCGCCGCCACGCGCGCCGCGCAAGCCGCGCAGACGGCCATCCGCTCGGCGCAGGCGGCAACCAACGCCGCCCGCGAGGCGTCAAACGCAGCCAGCCAGGCCGCGTGGGCGGCGTCCAAGGCGGGCGAGGCGGCGGCAAATGCCCGCAACGCCGCCGCGGCGGCAGCCACCGACAAGGGCAAGGCCGAGGACGCTCGCAACGCCGCGCAGGCCGCACGTGACGCCGCACGCGGCGCGCGGTCGGTCGCGGAGGCGATCGACCAGGCCGTCGCCGCGTCCCGACAGGTCGCCATCGCTGCGCAGGCCGCGGCGTCCGCCGCCGGCGACTCCGCCGACGCGGCCGCGGCTTCGCGGGAAGCCGGCGGCTGGGCGGCGAAGGCCGGCGCGAGCTCGGCTCAGGCCGCCGCGGCGGCCGATCGGGCCCAGCGCAACGCCGACGAGGCCAAGCGGGCCGCCGGCACCGCGATGGCGCTGGCCAACGAGGCCGCCAATGACGCTGCACAGGCCCGTCAATTCGCACTGGACGCCGCTACCCATGCCGATGCCGCAGCGGCGGCGGCCGATGACGCCGCCAAGCACGCGGGCGAAGCCGCCGGCGCGGCGGATCGTGCCGACGCCGCGGCCCGGGAAGCCGACACCGAGGCCACGGCGGCGCAGAATGCCGCGGACCAGGCCAAGAAGACGGCCGACCTGGCCCGCCGGGCCGACGCCGAGCGGTTGGCCGAGCAGCAGTCCCAGGCCATGCGTGACGCCGCCGACGCCAAGCAGCAGGAGCAGGACCGGGTCACCGCGGCCGTGTGGCAGGTGGGCAAGCCCGAGCAGTTCGACCAGCAGACCCAGGCTCTGCTCACTGAGGCCGGCAACCCGGCGACCGCGCCCGCTGTCGCCGCCTCCGACGGCCGCCGCGCCGCTGCCCGGCTTTGGCACAGCGCCGGTCCGCAGGTTCGGCTCGCCGCCAAGGCGGCGCTCGGTGGCGCGGACGCCGATGTCGCGACGTTCGTACGGAGCGGGCTGGCCGCCGCCGTCGAGCGCGACGACCGGTACAGCCTGTCCGTCGCCGCCGGCGCTTCCCTGGTGCCGGCGCAGCGCGCCGCCGCCCACGCCGTCGAGACCGGCACCCACGACCAGGTCAACCAGTTCCTGGTGACGCGGGCGTACCAGGGCAAGATCGACGACGACCGGATCGCGGTGCAGCGGATCCTCAACAACGGCGGCCCGATCACCCGGGCGGCCGCCAACCGGGCGCTGTCCGGCACCCCCGATGACGTGCAGCAATTCCTTGCCACCGGCCGTTTCCGGGCCGCCGAGGACGACGACCGGGCCGCGGCGCAGGTGATCCTGAACAACGGCGGGGCCGAGGTGAAGGCGGCCGCGAACGCCGCGTTGTCCGGCCCGTGGTCGTACGTGCGGCAGTTCTTGCAGGTCGGCCAGTACCAGGCCCAGCTGCGGGATGCCGACGCCGCTCAGCACGTCGCCGAGATCAACGGCTACCTGGCCAACGCCACCCAGGCCGCGGCCAACGCCAAGCAGAACGCGGCGTTGGCCCACCAGGCCGCCGCCACCGCGCGCAACGCCGCTGACGAGGCGGCGTACTGGGCCGACCAGGCCAAGCAGTCCGCCGCAGCGGCCGGCAAGGCCGCCGCTGACGCCAAGAAGTCGGCCGACGACGCCAGCCAGTCGGCGGCCGACGCGGCAACATCCGCGTACCAGGCCAAAAACGCCGCCGCCGCGGCGCAGGGCAGCGCCAACGCCGCCAAGAACTCGGCCGCGGCCGCCGCTCAGTCGGCCGCCCAGGCCAACGAGTTCGCGGCCCAGGCCCAGGCCGCCGCCGCGCAGGCCCTGCTGGATTCCCTGGCCGCCGGCCAGGCCTCCGCCGACGCCAGTGCGGCGGCCGCCGAGGCGTGGAACATCGTTTCGCAGAAGAAGGCCCAGGACACCGCGCGCAAGGCGGTCACCGATGTGCGCAGCGAGGTCCAGAAGCTGCGCGACGCCGCCGCGGCCGTGGTCAAGGACCACCCCGAGATGCAGGCCCTGATCGACGCGGCCGACCAGCTGCTGCACATGATCGACCAGATCGCCCAGGGCACCCTCGACTTCGTCCGCGACCACGCCGGCGAGCTGCTGTCGCTGATCCAGCACCTGATCGAGATCGGCGGCGGGCTCGGCCTCACCCTGGTCGGTTTGGCCGACGTGGCCGGCGGTGTCGCGACGTGCGGCGAGCTGATCACCGCCGGCGCCGAGGGCGGCGCCACGGTCGGCCTCGCCTTCGACGGCGTCGGAGCCATCCCCGGCGGCGTGCTCGGCGGCCTCGCCGGCCTGGTCGGCTGCGCCTTCGGCGGTCCCGGCGAGCAGGTCGTCACCGGCGCCGGCCTCACCGCGACCGGCCTGATGATGGCCATGGACGGCCTCAACGGCGCCGCCGACAACCTCGAGAACATGGCCAAGCACCCGGGCTTCCTCGAGGGCGCGTCGGAGCAGAAGGTCTACAACAGCCCGACCGCGAGCGGGCGGGTGGAGATCACCGACTTCGACAAGATCGAGAGCGGTGTGCTGTGGGAGGAGAAGAGCGCGGTCAGCGTGCGCAACCCGATGACCGGGGCCAATGACCCGGCCGGCTGGGTCAGGGACCAGGTGGCGGCCAAGTTCGACAAGTACCTCGACGCTCGCGCCAACGGCTACCTGGCCGACGGCCGCAAGATCGCGGACGCGTACAAGGACGCGCCGATCGGACTGCGAATGACCACGCCCGGCGTAGCGCCGGAGCTGCGGCAGGCCATCGAGGACGGCGTCGACGCCTATCGGAAGGCGCATCCCGGCCTGGACGTGCGAGTGGAGTTCAGATAG
- a CDS encoding class I SAM-dependent methyltransferase, producing the protein MRTMDQQYWDDLYGSREQLFSGNPNGVLVTEVTDLAPGQALDVGCGEGADARWLAGKGWQVTAVDISQTAIDRAASGPSIGIAWTRADLAVAPPPANSFDLVSVQYFPLAKANPRQLHNILAAVAPAGTVLVVGHSPDELPEQFDRNDFYWPAEIAELLDDTWTVLVNETRPRTVPAPEGTGHVNDTVLRAVKRQDITDRPAGPDGRRADPAGTAGSSRR; encoded by the coding sequence ATGCGGACCATGGACCAGCAGTACTGGGACGATCTCTACGGCAGCCGGGAACAGCTGTTCAGCGGCAACCCGAACGGCGTGCTCGTCACGGAGGTCACGGACCTCGCGCCGGGGCAGGCGCTGGACGTCGGCTGTGGGGAGGGAGCGGACGCCCGGTGGCTGGCCGGGAAGGGCTGGCAGGTGACGGCCGTGGACATCTCGCAAACGGCGATCGACCGGGCGGCGAGCGGGCCGAGCATTGGCATCGCCTGGACCCGGGCCGATCTGGCGGTCGCGCCGCCGCCGGCGAACTCGTTCGACCTGGTGTCGGTGCAGTACTTCCCGCTGGCCAAGGCGAATCCCCGGCAGCTGCACAACATTCTCGCGGCGGTGGCCCCGGCCGGCACGGTGCTCGTGGTCGGCCACTCCCCCGACGAGCTGCCGGAACAGTTCGACCGCAACGACTTCTACTGGCCGGCGGAGATCGCCGAGCTGTTGGACGACACATGGACGGTGCTGGTGAACGAGACGCGCCCGCGCACGGTGCCGGCCCCGGAGGGAACGGGCCACGTGAACGACACCGTGCTGCGGGCGGTGAAACGTCAGGACATCACGGACAGGCCGGCTGGCCCGGATGGCCGCAGGGCGGACCCTGCTGGAACGGCTGGTAGTAGCCGTCG